GGGCGTTGAACAACTGTTGCTACACCTTGTCCACCACCGATACATAATGTGGCAAGGCCCGTTTTTGCATCACGCTTCTCCATCTCATGTAGAAGTGTGACTAAAATTCGCGCCCCGCTTGCACCAATTGGGTGACCAAGAGCAATTGCTCCCCCATTTACATTTAGTTTATCATGATTGAAGCTTAGTTCGCGATCTACAGCAATTGATTGTGCCGCAAACGCTTCATTCGCTTCAATTAAATCTACATCTACTAAAGTTACATTCGCCTTTGCTAACGCTTTTTTCACCGCAGTTACTGGACCAGTCCCCATAATTGAAGGATCTACGCCAGAGCTCGCATTTGCTGAAATTTGTGCCATTGGCTTAATCCCTAACTCTAACGCCTTCGCTTTTGACATCACGACAACTGCTGCTGCACCATCGTTAATACCAGAAGCGTTCGCTGCAGTTACTGAGCCGTCCTTTTTAAATGCAGGGCGCAGCTTTGATAAGGATTCCGCTGTAACACCTGCACGTGGAAACTCATCTTGATTAAAAATAATAGCATCGCCTTTTCGTTGAGGAATTTCCACAGCAACGATTTCATCATTAAATTTACCAGCAGCAATAGCTGCTTCTGCACGTTGTTGTGAACGTGCTGCGAAAGTATCTTGCTCCTCACGTGTAATTTCATACGCATCACATAAATTTTCCGCAGTAATGCCCATATGATAATCATTAAATGCACACCATAAACCATCATGAATCATCGTATCCACGACTTTTTGATCTCCCATGCGGAAGCCTTCACGTGCATTTTTTAATACATACGGTGCTTGGCTCATATTTTCAAAGCCACCAGCTACAATGATGTCAGCATCGCCTGCTACAATTGCCTGTGCTGCTAAATGCACTGCTTTTAAGCCTGAGCCACATACTTTATTAATTGTTAAAGCAGGCACTGTATTTGGTAATCCCGCTGCAATCGATGCTTGACGAGCCGGATTTTGTCCTAGTCCAGCCGATAAAACATTCCCCATGATGACTTCATCGACTTGCTCACCTGCTACGCCAGCGCGCGCTAATGCTTCTTTAATAACGATACTTCCAAGAGTTGTTGCCGGCACATCCTTTAATGTTCCTTGGAATGAACCGATTGCAGTACGCACGGCACTAACAATCACTACCTCGTTTGTCATAATCATTCTCCCCTTTTCCCCGTTCAAAAATCAACACTGCATGCATATGCTACTAGCAGATAACTATATTTTAACAAATATTTTGACGATTTTCGATAACGGAAATAATCGCAGTATTTCAAAGGTTGTTGTAAAATGTTGTCGTGTTTTAAACAAATATAGTTGGGAACATTACAATTAAGAAACATGCATTTACCTTATGATAACTTAGGGACGAATGCCTAGACATACAAAGAAACAAGTCGTGGAGGTATTGAAGATGAAAAAGAAAATGCTTTTATTTTCAGGTATTACAACGACGCTCGCCGCTGCTGCAACGGGGCTGTTCGGCTTTGCGCTTTCTAATAAATTAATGTACATTCAGCAAAAAGACCCCGATTTTATTCGTGAACGCGAAACAACTGCCAAACGTTTTGACGAAGCTTGGTACAATAAAAATTTTAAATGTGAATTAAATATTGACTCTCCTAATGGCTACTCCATTCGCGGCATTATGTTCCAACCACTACAAACAAATAATACGATGATTATTTGCCATGGGGTTACAGAAAATAAAATCAACTCGGTCAAATATGCACGTCTTTTCGAACGACTAGGGTACAATGCCGTTATTTTTGACCATCGAAGACATGGGGAGTCAGGCGGCAAAACAACAAGCTATGGTTATTATGAAAAAAATGACTTAGATGCTGTTGTAAAAACCGTGAAAGCGATGATTGGTGACAATGCCATCCTCGGTATTCATGGAGAATCAATGGGTGCAGCTACAATGCTGTTGTATGCGGGAACGGTTGAAGATGGTGCTGATTTTTATATTGCTGATTGTGCCTTTTCAGATTTTTCAATGCTGCTTAAACAAATTGCAAAGACTGAATTTAAATATGGTTCTATCATTCCGATCCGTTTCGCTGATTTCTTTATACGACTACGTGATGGTTATTCATTTAAAAGTGTAACGCCCTCTGAAGCTGTCACACACATTGAAAAGCCAGTTATCTTTATCCATAGTATTCCCGATACATTTATTCCAGCTTCCATGTCACTCGATTTATATAATAAAAAGACTGGACCGAAAAAGTTAAAGCTTTTTGATAAAGGTGCGCACGCTCAGTCCTTTAATGAAAATATGGCTGAATATGAAGATCTGATACATGACTTTTTAGAAAGTTTTATTTATCAAAAAATAAATCACGATTCTTCCTCATCCAATGTCATTCCTTTTCATCGTTAAATGAAAAACCTTGCAAGCAAAATGTCCATCTGACTTAAAGGACATTTTACAATTGCAAGGTTTTTTATTATTCTGCAAAAACGATATGCCATTCATCACGTTTTGCTAAAAATTCTTTTGCAAGTGCCTGTGCACCTTCAAGACTATGACTTGCTGCCCAGCCACATTGCACTTCATTACATGCTGGTACTGCTGTTGCATTCGTGACATCTGTAAATGTTTTTTCTAAAATCGTTAGCAATTCATCATAATCATTATGATTAATCAACGATACATAAAAGCCTGTTTGACAACCCATTGGACTGAAATCGACAATATGGTCGGAATAATTGCGAATAATATCAGCCGATAAATGCTCTAAAGAATGGAGTGCTGGCATTTCCATATGCTCCTTATTAGGCTGTTTTAAGCGAATATCGTATTTATAGACTTCATCGCCACTTTTTCCTACTTTTACACCTGCTAAACGAACATAAGGTGCTTTAACTTTCGTATGGTCTAAATCAAAACTT
The genomic region above belongs to Lysinibacillus sp. FSL W8-0992 and contains:
- a CDS encoding acetyl-CoA C-acetyltransferase, whose protein sequence is MTNEVVIVSAVRTAIGSFQGTLKDVPATTLGSIVIKEALARAGVAGEQVDEVIMGNVLSAGLGQNPARQASIAAGLPNTVPALTINKVCGSGLKAVHLAAQAIVAGDADIIVAGGFENMSQAPYVLKNAREGFRMGDQKVVDTMIHDGLWCAFNDYHMGITAENLCDAYEITREEQDTFAARSQQRAEAAIAAGKFNDEIVAVEIPQRKGDAIIFNQDEFPRAGVTAESLSKLRPAFKKDGSVTAANASGINDGAAAVVVMSKAKALELGIKPMAQISANASSGVDPSIMGTGPVTAVKKALAKANVTLVDVDLIEANEAFAAQSIAVDRELSFNHDKLNVNGGAIALGHPIGASGARILVTLLHEMEKRDAKTGLATLCIGGGQGVATVVQRP
- a CDS encoding alpha/beta hydrolase, translated to MKKKMLLFSGITTTLAAAATGLFGFALSNKLMYIQQKDPDFIRERETTAKRFDEAWYNKNFKCELNIDSPNGYSIRGIMFQPLQTNNTMIICHGVTENKINSVKYARLFERLGYNAVIFDHRRHGESGGKTTSYGYYEKNDLDAVVKTVKAMIGDNAILGIHGESMGAATMLLYAGTVEDGADFYIADCAFSDFSMLLKQIAKTEFKYGSIIPIRFADFFIRLRDGYSFKSVTPSEAVTHIEKPVIFIHSIPDTFIPASMSLDLYNKKTGPKKLKLFDKGAHAQSFNENMAEYEDLIHDFLESFIYQKINHDSSSSNVIPFHR
- a CDS encoding S-ribosylhomocysteine lyase: MEREKTNVESFDLDHTKVKAPYVRLAGVKVGKSGDEVYKYDIRLKQPNKEHMEMPALHSLEHLSADIIRNYSDHIVDFSPMGCQTGFYVSLINHNDYDELLTILEKTFTDVTNATAVPACNEVQCGWAASHSLEGAQALAKEFLAKRDEWHIVFAE